From the genome of Triticum aestivum cultivar Chinese Spring chromosome 3B, IWGSC CS RefSeq v2.1, whole genome shotgun sequence, one region includes:
- the LOC123064413 gene encoding E3 ubiquitin-protein ligase SINA-like 5, translating into MVAVAAEEEEPANLDLPKKLFHCAACRAPLKPPVFKCEREHFVCRACSGDDDDGDGDGGATKHCGPCGHGVSYTHSEFMDGVVSAYKVPCPYKKHGCPSSIVYHAAADHKAKCAHAPCYCFECTPPFEGSPADLLRHLTAPSGKHSWLTDKIKYESSHPLVVQVPSGDYRCLLVAEDGCVFLLAVDAGKGAAGGRPVNVVCVRGNADTRPLYTGVLWVDGPPAAAGHLRGSVQVKGDVASCSVPGEVDMEQGWLHAHVNPNMLHGESGEVHPRLRVTKFP; encoded by the exons ATGGTGGCCGTCGCAGCGGAAGAGGAGGAGCCGGCCAATTTAGACTTGCCGAAGAAATTATTTCACTGCGCCGCATGTCGTGCCCCCCTCAAGCCTCCGGTGTTCA AATGCGAGAGGGAGCATTTCGTATGCCGCGCCTGCAGTGGCGACGACGACGATGGTGACGGAGACGGCGGAGCGACCAAGCACTGCGGTCCATGCGGGCATGGCGTCTCCTACACCCACTCCGAGTTCATGGACGGCGTGGTCAGCGCCTACAAGGTGCCATGCCCGTACAAGAAGCACGGCTGCCCGAGCTCCATCGTTTACCACGCGGCGGCGGACCACAAGGCCAAGTGCGCGCACGCGCCCTGCTACTGCTTCGAGTGCACGCCCCCGTTCGAGGGCTCGCCGGCGGACCTCCTGCGCCACCTCACGGCGCCGTCCGGGAAACACTCCTGGCTCACGGACAAGATCAAGTACGAGTCGAGCCACCCGCTCGTCGTGCAGGTGCCGTCGGGGGATTACCGCTGCCTGCTGGTCGCGGAGGACGGATGTGTGTTCCTCCTGGCCGTAGACGCCGGCAAGGGCGCGGCCGGCGGACGCCCCGTCAACGTCGTGTGCGTCAGAGGCAACGCCGACACGAGGCCACTGTACACGGGTGTGCTCTGGGTGGATGGTCCTCCGGCCGCCGCGGGCCATCTTAGGGGCAGCGTCCAGGTGAAAGGGGACGTGGCGAGCTGCTCCGTCCCGGGCGAGGTGGACATGGAACAGGGCTGGCTCCATGCGCATGTCAACCCCAACATGCTGCACGGAGAGTCCGGCGAGGTTCATCCGCGCCTCCGTGTCACCAAGTTCCCGTGA